In the Larimichthys crocea isolate SSNF chromosome XXI, L_crocea_2.0, whole genome shotgun sequence genome, one interval contains:
- the cry1b gene encoding cryptochrome-1b yields the protein MVVNTIHWFRKGLRLHDNPSLRESIRGADTLRCIYILDPWFAGSSNVGINRWRFLLHCLEDLDASLRKLNLRLFVIRGQPTDVFPRLFKEWEITRLSYEYDSEPFGKERDAAIQKLACEAGVEVMVRISHTLYNLAKIIELNDGQPPLTYKRFQALINHMDAVELPAETITLDVIKECAPPISEDHDDKFGVPSLEELGFDTEGLTTAVWPGGETEALIRLERHLERKAWVANFERPRMNANSLLASPTGLSPYLRFGCLSCRLFYYKLTDLYRKVKRNNTPPLSLYGQLLWREFFYTTATNNPCFDKMEGNPVCVQIPWDRNPEALAKWAEGQTGFPWIDAIMTQLRQEGWIHHLARHAVACFLTRGDLWISWEEGMKAFEELLMDADWSVNAGSWMWLSCSSFFQQFFHCYCPVGFGRRTDPNGDFIRRYLPILRGFPAKYIYDPWNAPEDVQKAAKCIIGVHYPKPMVNHAEASRINIERMKQIYQQLSCYRGLGLLATVPVNPTNGSNGSNVGRVNTESSQRPGGSCENPSIQEGTSRTERGQSTQKRRREDASLESSSKSWKQSK from the exons ATGGTGGTCAACACCATCCACTGGTTTAGGAAGGGACTGCGGCTGCACGACAACCCGTCTCTGAGGGAGTCTATCCGGGGAGCGGACACCCTGCGCTGCATTTACATCCTGGACCCCTGGTTCGCGGGGTCCTCCAATGTGGGCATCAACAGGTGGAG GTTTTTGTTGCATTGTCTAGAGGACTTGGATGCGAGCCTGCGTAAACTCAACTTACGTTTGTTTGTCATTAGAGGCCAGCCTACAGATGTCTTCCCCCGTCTTTTTAAG GAATGGGAGATTACCCGTTTATCTTATGAATATGACTCTGAGCCGTTTGGCAAAGAACGGGATGCAGCCATACAAAAACTAGCCTGTGAGGCTGGGGTAGAGGTCATGGTGCGGATTTCACACACCCTCTACAATCTGGCCAA GATCATAGAACTCAACGATGGTCAGCCTCCTCTCACATACAAGCGCTTCCAGGCCCTCATCAACCATATGGATGCCGTGGAGCTCCCTGCAGAGACGATCACACTTGATGTCATCAAAGAATGTGCCCCACCCATCAGTGAAGACCATGATGATAAATTTGGGGTGCCCTCACTGGAAGAGCTCG gttttgATACAGAGGGCCTGACCACAGCAGTATGGCCAGGTGGAGAAACAGAAGCCCTCATAAGGCTTGAGCGGCACCTGGAGAGGAAG GCCTGGGTGGCAAACTTTGAGCGTCCACGTATGAATGCCAACTCCCTGCTGGCCAGTCCCACAGGTCTCAGCCCCTACCTACGTTTTGGATGTCTCTCCTGTCGACTCTTCTACTACAAACTCACCGACCTGTACAGGAAG GTCAAGAGGAACAACACACCACCGCTTTCTTTGTATGGCCAGTTATTGTGGAGGGAGTTCTTCTACACAACTGCCACCAACAACCCCTGCTTTGACAAGATGGAGGGaaaccctgtgtgtgttcagatccCCTGGGACCGAAACCCAGAGGCACTGGCCAAGTGggcagagggacagacaggctTTCCCTGGATAGACGCCATTATGACCCAGCTGAGGCAGGAGGGGTGGATCCATCATTTGGCGAGGCACGCTGTGGCTTGCTTCCTCACCAGGGGAGACCTCTGGATCAGCTGGGAGGAAGGCATGAAG GCGTTTGAAGAGTTACTTATGGATGCTGACTGGAGTGTAAATGCAGGCAGCTGGATGTGGCTTTCTTGCAGCTCGTTTTTCCAGCAGTTTTTTCACTGCTACTGCCCAGTGGGATTCGGACGACGCACAGACCCTAACGGGGACTTCATACG GCGTTATTTGCCCATATTGAGGGGTTTTCCAGCCAAATACATCTATGATCCTTGGAATGCCCCAGAGGATGTGCAGAAGGCAGCCAAGTGCATCATAGGAGTCCATTACCCCAAGCCCATGGTGAACCATGCTGAGGCCAGCCGCATCAACATAGAGCGGATGAAGCAAATTTACCAGCAGCTTTCCTGCTACAGAGGACTGG GCCTGCTAGCAACAGTACCAGTCAATCCTACCAATGGCTCAAATGGCAGTAATGTTGGAAGAGTCAACACAGAGAGCAGTCAAAGACCAGGAGGGTCCTGTGAAAACCCGTCCATACAGGAGGGAACATCTCGAACAG AAAGAGGACAGTCCACGCAGAAGCGCCGCCGTGAAGATGCTTCACTAGAAAGCAGCTCTAAATCCTGGAAGCAGAGCAAATAG